The DNA sequence agacacacacacacaggtgtctTATTGCTAAGGAATGGTCCTTATGAAAATTTACCTGTAAAATCAAGCAGTGAAGTGAATCTTCACTTTTACACCTGTCATGAAGCTTAAACAAGATAATGAAAATGCACTGCTTAGCAGAGTGATTGGAACAGGGAAAGCACTAACAAAATGGTATGTTATTGGTCTCATTATTGAGGACATGACCTTTACATTGAGTTTCTCACTTTCTTCTTATATTCCCACTGCTGCCGTCATAGAGCTGACCTTCTGCAGGGGGAGGCTTGTTGCTGAGGGTGCCACACCAGGCTGGGCTCCCTGGTGTGCTCAGTCCACTGTCAATGGGTAAACTAAGTAGAATTgaatgaggggagggaagggCATGAATAGATTTTAATTCAATGCAGGACAGTTCTCAGATGGTGGCTGGAACTTGAGGCCTTGGACGTTAGGCCTCTTCCCTTCAGGATGCTGAGCTACAACTTTCTCTGGTGCATGTGGATCACTAGTTCTCCTCAAGATCTTTGATGTAGTCTTGGACCCACTCATCTTGGGGGCTGGCACAGATGGAGTGgccctttttggtgatgaagCTATGGAACAAGAGAGAGGGGATTGCAAACCAAGGCATTCAGCAGCTGGGAAGAAAGCCAGCCCTGTCTCCCTCCCATATTCCCCAGAACCTGGACTATCTGTCCTTCCTTTGACATAGGCAGCTCAGGGATGGCCTCCCTCAGAATATGTTCTTCAGCTCCTGGGACCCCTACCCACCCTGTCTCTGTGTCCTCCTACCCCAGAAAGTACCCTTATGCTTTCTCCTCTTTTCCGCCAATGCCCCTTCATCCATGGGGATAGCTTCCAGGTGACTCTGCAGGCTTCAGTCAGAGTCCCCAGGTGGCCCCTTGCTGCCTCTCCCAGTGTGGACACACCTGGGAGGTGCCCTGGGGGTTCCATTTCATGTCCTTTCCACCCCTTCCTGAGGTCCTGCTGCCTCCCTCTTCCCATGTGGTATGGGGGCCACCTACACAACTCCAGGCTTGGGGCACTCGCCACTGGTCTCATAAAAACTGCTAATCCGGTGATGTGGGATGGCGTGTGTGATGTAGGTGAAGCAGCACTCCGAGGGGTGGTAAGGCCCTCCTGAGGAGAAAGCACAGAATGCTGAATGACTCCTTGCTAAAAGTGACATTGCTGCTATGTCACAGAACCTGGAGAGAGGGCTTTGGAGAAACTCAATCGTCTTCTCCCTCTCAACATCACTGTCCTGGCTCCTCTTTCCTCCCCCTTCATCAGCAGCCaccctcctccttttccctcaaCCCCTCCTGGAAAGACTGGCTGGTAACATTCAACTCCAGGCTTGAAGAACAGCAAACCTAGATGCACAAAGAAGGctagtgacttgcccaaggtcacacagcctgtATTCCTTACTCAGGAAAAATGCTCCAAATAAGAGTATTGGAAAGAAATACCAATAGAGATTGAGAGACATGTCATTTGGGAATGCAGACCCAGGCCCTCCCAGTCCCCCATCCTGTCCCCCACTGAGACTGGGGCCTGCAGAAAGGGATGGAGTTGGACACCCACATTCTCATCCAAACTTGCC is a window from the Castor canadensis chromosome 11, mCasCan1.hap1v2, whole genome shotgun sequence genome containing:
- the LOC109693489 gene encoding C-C motif chemokine 14-like isoform X3 is translated as MKVPMATISFLLLLITINTTLGAKAEASSRGPYHPSECCFTYITHAIPHHRISSFYETSGECPKPGVVFITKKGHSICASPQDEWVQDYIKDLEEN